From the Roseibium salinum genome, one window contains:
- a CDS encoding bifunctional acetate--CoA ligase family protein/GNAT family N-acetyltransferase gives MTIRNLEGFFAPGSIAILGPCRHPGVLTHKLIACLRDIEAGHRVTLVGIEEDVPFSGTRIARVEDLAAMPDLAIYLARAEALPETIAKVGAGGTRAVLIPSPGYESWPAALLQECREAARKTNLRLIGPGSLGLAVPSSGLNALLSADAPGKGDVAFFSRSGAVLNATLSWAKTHNTGFSAVVSLGDRTDVDAGDLIDYFAQDYHTRSIVFHLEGIAYPRKFISAARAAARTKPVIVIRSGKSRDTGGTGRTHAGRLARTDLVYETMFRRVGLLRVHDLGEMFEALETLSHIRVPRCDRIAVIANGRSLASLAIDKLVDLGGRFAELGSQTRAELAAVTRDFADPDAVPAAGSSIILRENVTPEDITRAITTVLKDPQVDGALVLQAPSAFQPLSAIAKAITDAAAIDRRRSGRRKALVAGLMGEDGTIRGELSAARIPNYASPAEAARSLMHLAHDAEAREFLMAAPPSLPSTFTPDVATARGIVEAALAEGRTWLSPPDVCRVLAAYDIPIMATEMATSAEEAARLASPFFRTARHCVVKLISPDLPFKSHIDGVRLGLESPEAVAQAADELITQTRRNYPQARIAGVSIHPMLEDRHGLELYMGLAETPDFGPVLVFGHGGTSVEESEDIALELPPLDLNLADAQIGRTRIARLLRGGPARPPLDRAALAEALVRLSQITIDIPEIQELDINPLVLLPTGLIGLDARMTLCRPETRPGRTGSSRLAIAPYPQEWEQQLALKGGREVFVRPVRPEDEELFKAFFEAVTPEDLRLRFFAPVRDFSHRFLARLTQLDYARAIAFAAVDPDTGSLLGVVRLHADPDHQTGEYAVMVRSDLKGQGLGWALMKLIIRYARADGIETIKGEVLKENTSMISMCQALGFTIGTSPDDPGIALVTMPVAEMPDEDQPR, from the coding sequence GTGACCATTCGCAATCTTGAAGGGTTCTTCGCCCCCGGTTCCATCGCCATCCTCGGTCCCTGCCGCCATCCGGGCGTCTTGACGCACAAGCTGATCGCCTGCCTGCGCGACATCGAAGCCGGACACCGCGTGACGCTGGTCGGCATCGAGGAAGACGTGCCGTTCAGCGGCACCAGGATCGCCCGTGTGGAAGATCTCGCGGCGATGCCCGATCTGGCGATCTATCTCGCCAGGGCCGAAGCGCTGCCGGAGACGATCGCGAAGGTCGGCGCAGGCGGCACCCGGGCCGTTCTCATACCCTCTCCGGGATACGAAAGCTGGCCGGCGGCCCTTTTGCAGGAATGCCGGGAAGCGGCCAGAAAGACCAATCTGCGCCTGATCGGACCCGGCAGCCTGGGGCTGGCGGTGCCTTCGAGCGGACTGAATGCGCTGTTGAGCGCGGACGCGCCGGGCAAGGGGGATGTGGCGTTCTTCTCCCGCTCCGGCGCGGTTCTCAACGCGACCCTTTCCTGGGCAAAGACCCACAACACCGGCTTTTCCGCCGTCGTCTCCCTCGGCGACCGCACCGATGTGGATGCCGGCGACCTCATCGACTATTTCGCCCAGGACTACCACACGCGGTCCATCGTCTTTCATCTGGAGGGCATTGCCTATCCGCGAAAGTTCATTTCCGCGGCGCGGGCGGCCGCGCGCACCAAGCCGGTCATCGTCATCCGCTCCGGCAAGAGCCGGGACACCGGCGGGACGGGCAGGACCCACGCCGGGCGTCTGGCGAGGACCGATCTCGTTTATGAAACGATGTTCCGCCGTGTCGGGCTCTTGCGGGTGCATGACCTCGGCGAGATGTTCGAGGCTCTGGAAACCCTCTCGCATATTCGCGTGCCGCGCTGCGACCGGATCGCGGTTATCGCAAACGGCCGCAGCCTGGCGAGCCTTGCCATCGACAAGCTGGTGGATCTCGGCGGCCGGTTTGCCGAACTCGGTTCGCAAACGCGGGCCGAACTTGCCGCAGTGACCCGAGACTTCGCCGATCCGGACGCGGTTCCGGCAGCCGGGAGTTCGATCATTCTGCGCGAAAACGTGACGCCCGAAGACATCACAAGGGCGATCACCACCGTCCTGAAAGACCCGCAGGTGGACGGCGCCCTCGTGCTGCAGGCCCCCAGCGCCTTTCAGCCGCTGAGCGCGATCGCCAAGGCAATCACCGATGCCGCCGCCATCGACCGCCGCCGCTCCGGCCGGCGCAAGGCGCTGGTTGCCGGTCTCATGGGCGAGGACGGGACGATCAGGGGCGAGCTTTCGGCCGCCAGGATTCCCAACTACGCCAGCCCGGCGGAGGCCGCCAGGAGCCTGATGCATCTGGCGCACGACGCCGAGGCGCGCGAATTCCTGATGGCGGCACCGCCCAGCCTGCCCTCCACCTTCACCCCGGACGTCGCCACCGCACGCGGCATCGTCGAAGCCGCGTTGGCGGAAGGCCGGACGTGGCTCAGCCCGCCGGACGTCTGCCGGGTGCTGGCGGCCTACGATATCCCGATCATGGCAACCGAGATGGCAACGTCCGCCGAAGAAGCCGCCCGGCTTGCCAGCCCGTTTTTCCGGACCGCGAGGCATTGCGTCGTCAAGCTGATCTCGCCGGACCTGCCGTTCAAATCGCATATCGACGGTGTCCGGCTGGGCCTGGAGAGCCCGGAGGCCGTCGCGCAGGCCGCCGACGAGCTGATCACTCAGACGCGCAGGAACTATCCTCAGGCCCGGATCGCCGGCGTCTCCATTCACCCGATGCTGGAGGACCGTCACGGGCTGGAGCTCTACATGGGCCTGGCCGAGACGCCCGATTTCGGCCCGGTGCTTGTTTTCGGCCATGGCGGCACGTCCGTCGAAGAGAGCGAAGACATCGCACTGGAGCTTCCGCCGCTCGATCTCAATCTTGCCGACGCTCAAATCGGCCGGACGCGGATCGCGCGGCTGCTGCGCGGCGGACCGGCCCGCCCGCCGCTCGACAGGGCAGCGCTGGCCGAAGCCCTCGTCAGGCTGTCGCAGATCACCATCGACATCCCGGAAATCCAGGAGCTGGATATCAACCCGCTGGTTCTCCTTCCCACAGGTCTGATCGGCCTCGATGCGCGCATGACCCTGTGCCGCCCGGAAACGCGGCCCGGACGCACCGGAAGTTCACGGCTCGCCATAGCCCCCTATCCGCAGGAATGGGAACAGCAACTGGCCCTGAAAGGCGGCCGGGAGGTCTTTGTCCGGCCGGTACGGCCCGAGGATGAAGAGTTGTTCAAGGCGTTCTTCGAAGCCGTGACGCCGGAAGACCTGCGGCTTCGGTTCTTCGCGCCCGTGCGGGACTTCAGCCACCGTTTCCTGGCTCGGCTGACCCAGCTCGACTACGCCCGCGCCATTGCATTCGCGGCCGTGGACCCGGACACCGGAAGCCTGCTCGGCGTCGTCCGCCTCCATGCGGATCCGGACCATCAGACCGGCGAATATGCGGTCATGGTCCGTTCGGACCTCAAGGGCCAGGGGCTCGGCTGGGCGCTGATGAAACTCATCATCCGCTATGCCAGGGCGGACGGCATCGAGACCATCAAGGGCGAAGTCCTGAAGGAAAACACTTCAATGATATCCATGTGTCAGGCCCTCGGCTTCACCATCGGCACCTCTCCGGACGATCCGGGGATTGCGCTGGTGACGATGCCGGTGGCGGAGATGCCGGACGAAGACCAGCCGCGCTGA